The region TTTACATCTGTAACTGTTGGATTTGCTAATAATCCTTCATCAGCACTTTTTGTACCACTTTTTTTATTTAAAGCATGATTTACAGGTACTCCAATATTGTGATATTGGAAGTTTGTAAATGTCTCACCTTCTTTATCTTCACCTTTTAAAACATGACAAGTTGAACAAGAGTTATTATTATTTGAGAAAAATAGAGCTTTCCCTAAATCTTCAAGTGGAGTTAAGTCATATTCATCTCTTAAATATCTATCATATTTAGAATCAAATGGTGAAAATTCTGTTGTTCTTTCAAAGCTTGCGATACTTTTTGTCAAAGCTACAAAAGCTTTTTTAGGATCTTTGAATATGTCTTTTCCATAAATATCTTTGAAAGCACTTACATAATATGGATTTTCTAGTACTCTTTTCATAACCTCATTTTCATTTGGCATTTCCATTTCTACTGGATTTAAAGGTGGTCCTCCTGCTTGGTCTTCTAAAGTACTAGCTCTCCCATCCCAAAATTGTCCACCAACATAAGCTTTTTCTTTTTTGTCATAATGAAAGCTTGGTGTTTGATTCGCATATGATGCTGTTGGTGCATTTCTTCCACCAACTGATTTACCATTATCTCCCAATGATGCCATATTTGAAACACCATTTCCTCTATGGTCACTAAATCCCATATCAGGATTGTGACATGTTGCACAAGACATAGTTTTATTTTTTGATAGGTTTTTATCAAAAAATAGGCTTTTACCTAAGGTTTCTTGTGGGGTTAATTCACTACTGTACATGCTTACAAAAAGTAAACTTGCAATTAAAATCGATTTTGTCATAATTGTCTCCTATTAAATAAGTTTCTGAAAGGAAAAAATAAAATACCTCTAATAGTTGTGTATTCTTTCATTTGTTCTTTTCTAAGTCCGAATTTTAAAACTTTTACATCTTTTGAGAGTTTTAAACTTCCAAACATATAATCCCAAATAGCCAAATATCCTCCATAGTTTTTATCAAAGTGTTTATTACTATGGTGTATTTGGTGCTGCTTTGGGGAAATAAATATTTTTTCTAAATATTTACCATATGAGATTGGTACATGTGTATGTCTTAAGTTTGACCCTAAAAGGGAAAAAATAACAATAAATACATTTGCACCAAATATCATATAAATATCAATCATAGCTCCAAAAAAATATACAAATATACCAGTTACAAAACCAACACTTAAACTATATCTTAGTCCAAAAAGTATATTTTCAACTGGATGAACTCTGTAAAAAGTAAGTGGGTTTAGAACTTTTGCACTATGATGAACTTTGTGAAATTCCCATAAGAATTTTACTTCATGTAAAAGTCTATGTAATATATACCTTGTAAAGTCACTACAAACAAAAAGAGCTAAGGTATATAAAAGTAGGGTTTCTTTATATGAAAAAAAAGTGTTTTGAACCATTCCAAAATTTAGATATAAAAATCTTGA is a window of Arcobacter sp. F2176 DNA encoding:
- a CDS encoding sterol desaturase family protein codes for the protein MNDLIVFEYLINPNKRIFWVYIISSILITFIYFIYTKKSNKVILSSKLWLHPSAKLDYSYFFLGYFINVFLLIPFILSAKSVAFAVSRFLYLNFGMVQNTFFSYKETLLLYTLALFVCSDFTRYILHRLLHEVKFLWEFHKVHHSAKVLNPLTFYRVHPVENILFGLRYSLSVGFVTGIFVYFFGAMIDIYMIFGANVFIVIFSLLGSNLRHTHVPISYGKYLEKIFISPKQHQIHHSNKHFDKNYGGYLAIWDYMFGSLKLSKDVKVLKFGLRKEQMKEYTTIRGILFFPFRNLFNRRQL
- a CDS encoding cytochrome-c peroxidase — encoded protein: MTKSILIASLLFVSMYSSELTPQETLGKSLFFDKNLSKNKTMSCATCHNPDMGFSDHRGNGVSNMASLGDNGKSVGGRNAPTASYANQTPSFHYDKKEKAYVGGQFWDGRASTLEDQAGGPPLNPVEMEMPNENEVMKRVLENPYYVSAFKDIYGKDIFKDPKKAFVALTKSIASFERTTEFSPFDSKYDRYLRDEYDLTPLEDLGKALFFSNNNNSCSTCHVLKGEDKEGETFTNFQYHNIGVPVNHALNKKSGTKSADEGLLANPTVTDVNQKGKFKVPTLRNVAVTGPYMHNGVFKELRTVIEFYDKYNNQERTINPETGKKWADPEVEETIAKEELKAQKLTDRKVDALVAFLKLLTDKKYEHLLK